A genomic segment from Ptychodera flava strain L36383 chromosome 8, AS_Pfla_20210202, whole genome shotgun sequence encodes:
- the LOC139138307 gene encoding choline transporter-like protein 1 isoform X3, producing the protein MVLSWCCCRQEEVKPEGGKWTPLTQRQCTDCTCVVIFILFWCGMLYIAAFAFTTGNVERLVYGYDSYGNICNRKNPAIPDVSFSGKDMTGKPYVFFMDVTNPSDSLELCVSKCPDGDLQDIDAVRNFSLRTGSLLCRYDFNPQSYDTSEQDITGPCPLTPVLHSKPVINRCVPSNVQDLLSGYLDDISSWLNAADIFNKVIADLYVARYEILGLCLIAFALSVIMVFLIRFLAAIIVWLILALAAGGSIVATVVLWWNYAKRKSALDKVPEEERLDSQRSNVQAFLIYSIIATVFTVILLLIILVMRKRISFTIELFHQAGKALKHMPLLLLQPFWTFIMLMLFMAYWCVVLVFMSTAGDPKRDPETGFVTYEEPEPVKYFWWYHLIGLFWTCEFILACQQFVIASCVTEYYFTRDKQYFRSPILKSVGRLISYHLGSMVLGAFIITLIKIPRAILAYIQAKLKDSTSKVAQWILTCLSCCLWCFEKCMKYLNENAYITIAIEGSNFCTSAQKAFLTLVSNALRVAAINCVGDFVLFLAKLAVVSLTAFAGLAIFGSYGELNYYAVPILLVCIFAYVLSHGFFSTYEMTIDTLLLCFCEDARVNDGSPGKEYFMDRDLMEFVRNSSEALDNLDKKKRKDRVVSDEVELDQAHDKDSIMDGAVGPAVEPPVDEDVKA; encoded by the exons AAACCTGAAGGAGGCAAATGGACTCCGTTAACACAGAGACAATGTACAGACTGCACAtgtgttgttatttttattctcttttggtGTGGAATG TTGTATATAGCAGCTTTTGCCTTTACCACTGGTAATGTAGAAAGATTGGTGTATGGATATGATAGCTATGGTAATATATGTAACAGAAAAAACCCGGCTATTCCGGATGTGTCGTTCTCTGGGAAGGACATGACAGGCAAACC GTATGTTTTCTTCATGGATGTAACAAATCCATCAGACTCCCTGGAACTGTGTGTCAGCAAATGTCCCGATGGTGACCTGCAGGATATCGATGCAGTCAGGAACTTTTCATTGAGGACAGGTTCATTATTGTGCAGATACGACTTCAATCCTCAGTCCTATGACACCTCAGAGCAAGATATCACAGGTCCATGTCCGCTCACACCAGTTCTTCACAG TAAACCAGTGATTAATCGCTGTGTACCAAGCAACGTACAGGACCTACTGAGTGGATATTTAGACGACATTTCTAGCTGGCTAAATGCAGCTGATATCTTCAATAAGGTTATTGCCGATCTCTACGTGGCAAGATATGAAATCTTAGGACTGTGTCTGATTGCATTTG CTCTCTCAGTGATAATGGTGTTTTTGATACGATTCCTGGCAGCCATCATTGTGTGGTTGATTCTCGCCCTGGCGGCTGGTGGATCCATag TTGCTACTGTTGTACTATGGTGGAACTACGCAAAGAGGAAGTCTGCATTGGACAAAGTGCCTGAAGAAGAAAGATTAGATTCTCAGAGGAGTAATGTACAAGCCTTCCTTATCTACTCCATCATAGCAACAGTGTTTACA GTGATATTGCTGTTGATAATCTTGGTGATGAGGAAGAGGATTTCATTCACCATAGAGTTATTCCACCAAGCAGGGAAAGCTTTGAAACATATGCCACTGTTGCTGTTACAACCATTCTGGACATTCATTATGCTAATGCTATTCATGGCTTACTGGTGTGTTGTGCTGGTCTTCATGTCAACGGCAG GTGACCCAAAGAGAGACCCAGAGACTGGCTTTGTCACCTATGAGGAACCTGAACCGGTGAAATATTTCTGGTGGTATCATCTGATTGGACTCTTCTGGACATGTGAATTCATCCTGGCTTGCCAACAGTTTGTCATAGCCTCCTGTGTGACGGAATATTACTTCACAAG aGACAAGCAGTACTTCCGTTCACCGATTTTGAAATCTGTCGGCAGACTGATTAGTTATCATCTTGGTTCTATGGTGTTAGGTGCCTTCATTATAACATTGATCAAAATACCAAGAGCCATCCTAGCCTACATCCAAGCTAA GTTAAAAGATAGCACTTCTAAGGTTGCACAATGGATTCTGACCTGCCTGTCATGTTGTCTGTGGTGCTTTGAGAAGTGTATGAAGTACCTAAATGAAAATGCCTACATAACTATCGCCATAGAGGGCAGTAATTTCTGTACGTCAGCTCAAAAG GCCTTCTTAACCCTAGTGTCAAATGCATTGAGGGTAGCTGCCATCAACTGTGTTGGAGATTTTGTTCTATTCCTGGCTAAACTGGCAGTAGTATCATTGACAGCTTTTGCAGGCTTAGCCATCTTTGGG AGTTACGGTGAACTCAACTACTATGCCGTACCCATATTACTTGTctgcatatttgcatatgtcTTGTCACATGGCTTCTTCAGTACATATGAG ATGACAATCGACACATTACTTCTGTGTTTCTGTGAAGATGCCAGAGTTAATGATGGATCTCCTGGAAAAGAATACTTCATGGACAGAGATTTAATG GAGTTTGTACGGAATAGCAGTGAAGCACTGGATAatcttgataaaaagaaaaggaaagatcGTGTTGTGAGTGATGAAGTGGAGCTAGATCAA
- the LOC139138307 gene encoding choline transporter-like protein 1 isoform X7, with the protein MVLSWCCCRQEEVKPEGGKWTPLTQRQCTDCTCVVIFILFWCGMLYIAAFAFTTGNVERLVYGYDSYGNICNRKNPAIPDVSFSGKDMTGKPYVFFMDVTNPSDSLELCVSKCPDGDLQDIDAVRNFSLRTGSLLCRYDFNPQSYDTSEQDITGPCPLTPVLHSKPVINRCVPSNVQDLLSGYLDDISSWLNAADIFNKVIADLYVARYEILGLCLIAFALSVIMVFLIRFLAAIIVWLILALAAGGSIVATVVLWWNYAKRKSALDKVPEEERLDSQRSNVQAFLIYSIIATVFTVILLLIILVMRKRISFTIELFHQAGKALKHMPLLLLQPFWTFIMLMLFMAYWCVVLVFMSTAGDPKRDPETGFVTYEEPEPVKYFWWYHLIGLFWTCEFILACQQFVIASCVTEYYFTRDKQYFRSPILKSVGRLISYHLGSMVLGAFIITLIKIPRAILAYIQAKLKDSTSKVAQWILTCLSCCLWCFEKCMKYLNENAYITIAIEGSNFCTSAQKAFLTLVSNALRVAAINCVGDFVLFLAKLAVVSLTAFAGLAIFGSYGELNYYAVPILLVCIFAYVLSHGFFSTYEMTIDTLLLCFCEDARVNDGSPGKEYFMDRDLMEFVRNSSEALDNLDKKKRKDRVVSDEVELDQSPPPTAV; encoded by the exons AAACCTGAAGGAGGCAAATGGACTCCGTTAACACAGAGACAATGTACAGACTGCACAtgtgttgttatttttattctcttttggtGTGGAATG TTGTATATAGCAGCTTTTGCCTTTACCACTGGTAATGTAGAAAGATTGGTGTATGGATATGATAGCTATGGTAATATATGTAACAGAAAAAACCCGGCTATTCCGGATGTGTCGTTCTCTGGGAAGGACATGACAGGCAAACC GTATGTTTTCTTCATGGATGTAACAAATCCATCAGACTCCCTGGAACTGTGTGTCAGCAAATGTCCCGATGGTGACCTGCAGGATATCGATGCAGTCAGGAACTTTTCATTGAGGACAGGTTCATTATTGTGCAGATACGACTTCAATCCTCAGTCCTATGACACCTCAGAGCAAGATATCACAGGTCCATGTCCGCTCACACCAGTTCTTCACAG TAAACCAGTGATTAATCGCTGTGTACCAAGCAACGTACAGGACCTACTGAGTGGATATTTAGACGACATTTCTAGCTGGCTAAATGCAGCTGATATCTTCAATAAGGTTATTGCCGATCTCTACGTGGCAAGATATGAAATCTTAGGACTGTGTCTGATTGCATTTG CTCTCTCAGTGATAATGGTGTTTTTGATACGATTCCTGGCAGCCATCATTGTGTGGTTGATTCTCGCCCTGGCGGCTGGTGGATCCATag TTGCTACTGTTGTACTATGGTGGAACTACGCAAAGAGGAAGTCTGCATTGGACAAAGTGCCTGAAGAAGAAAGATTAGATTCTCAGAGGAGTAATGTACAAGCCTTCCTTATCTACTCCATCATAGCAACAGTGTTTACA GTGATATTGCTGTTGATAATCTTGGTGATGAGGAAGAGGATTTCATTCACCATAGAGTTATTCCACCAAGCAGGGAAAGCTTTGAAACATATGCCACTGTTGCTGTTACAACCATTCTGGACATTCATTATGCTAATGCTATTCATGGCTTACTGGTGTGTTGTGCTGGTCTTCATGTCAACGGCAG GTGACCCAAAGAGAGACCCAGAGACTGGCTTTGTCACCTATGAGGAACCTGAACCGGTGAAATATTTCTGGTGGTATCATCTGATTGGACTCTTCTGGACATGTGAATTCATCCTGGCTTGCCAACAGTTTGTCATAGCCTCCTGTGTGACGGAATATTACTTCACAAG aGACAAGCAGTACTTCCGTTCACCGATTTTGAAATCTGTCGGCAGACTGATTAGTTATCATCTTGGTTCTATGGTGTTAGGTGCCTTCATTATAACATTGATCAAAATACCAAGAGCCATCCTAGCCTACATCCAAGCTAA GTTAAAAGATAGCACTTCTAAGGTTGCACAATGGATTCTGACCTGCCTGTCATGTTGTCTGTGGTGCTTTGAGAAGTGTATGAAGTACCTAAATGAAAATGCCTACATAACTATCGCCATAGAGGGCAGTAATTTCTGTACGTCAGCTCAAAAG GCCTTCTTAACCCTAGTGTCAAATGCATTGAGGGTAGCTGCCATCAACTGTGTTGGAGATTTTGTTCTATTCCTGGCTAAACTGGCAGTAGTATCATTGACAGCTTTTGCAGGCTTAGCCATCTTTGGG AGTTACGGTGAACTCAACTACTATGCCGTACCCATATTACTTGTctgcatatttgcatatgtcTTGTCACATGGCTTCTTCAGTACATATGAG ATGACAATCGACACATTACTTCTGTGTTTCTGTGAAGATGCCAGAGTTAATGATGGATCTCCTGGAAAAGAATACTTCATGGACAGAGATTTAATG GAGTTTGTACGGAATAGCAGTGAAGCACTGGATAatcttgataaaaagaaaaggaaagatcGTGTTGTGAGTGATGAAGTGGAGCTAGATCAA
- the LOC139138307 gene encoding choline transporter-like protein 1 isoform X4 has translation MVLSWCCCRQEEVKPEGGKWTPLTQRQCTDCTCVVIFILFWCGMLYIAAFAFTTGNVERLVYGYDSYGNICNRKNPAIPDVSFSGKDMTGKPYVFFMDVTNPSDSLELCVSKCPDGDLQDIDAVRNFSLRTGSLLCRYDFNPQSYDTSEQDITGPCPLTPVLHSKPVINRCVPSNVQDLLSGYLDDISSWLNAADIFNKVIADLYVARYEILGLCLIAFALSVIMVFLIRFLAAIIVWLILALAAGGSIVATVVLWWNYAKRKSALDKVPEEERLDSQRSNVQAFLIYSIIATVFTVILLLIILVMRKRISFTIELFHQAGKALKHMPLLLLQPFWTFIMLMLFMAYWCVVLVFMSTAGDPKRDPETGFVTYEEPEPVKYFWWYHLIGLFWTCEFILACQQFVIASCVTEYYFTRDKQYFRSPILKSVGRLISYHLGSMVLGAFIITLIKIPRAILAYIQAKLKDSTSKVAQWILTCLSCCLWCFEKCMKYLNENAYITIAIEGSNFCTSAQKAFLTLVSNALRVAAINCVGDFVLFLAKLAVVSLTAFAGLAIFGNKENALFYAIPILLVCVFAYFIADCFFVIYQMTIDTLLLCFCEDARVNDGSPGKEYFMDRDLMEFVRNSSEALDNLDKKKRKDRVVSDEVELDQAHDKDSIMDGAVGPAVEPPVDEDVKA, from the exons AAACCTGAAGGAGGCAAATGGACTCCGTTAACACAGAGACAATGTACAGACTGCACAtgtgttgttatttttattctcttttggtGTGGAATG TTGTATATAGCAGCTTTTGCCTTTACCACTGGTAATGTAGAAAGATTGGTGTATGGATATGATAGCTATGGTAATATATGTAACAGAAAAAACCCGGCTATTCCGGATGTGTCGTTCTCTGGGAAGGACATGACAGGCAAACC GTATGTTTTCTTCATGGATGTAACAAATCCATCAGACTCCCTGGAACTGTGTGTCAGCAAATGTCCCGATGGTGACCTGCAGGATATCGATGCAGTCAGGAACTTTTCATTGAGGACAGGTTCATTATTGTGCAGATACGACTTCAATCCTCAGTCCTATGACACCTCAGAGCAAGATATCACAGGTCCATGTCCGCTCACACCAGTTCTTCACAG TAAACCAGTGATTAATCGCTGTGTACCAAGCAACGTACAGGACCTACTGAGTGGATATTTAGACGACATTTCTAGCTGGCTAAATGCAGCTGATATCTTCAATAAGGTTATTGCCGATCTCTACGTGGCAAGATATGAAATCTTAGGACTGTGTCTGATTGCATTTG CTCTCTCAGTGATAATGGTGTTTTTGATACGATTCCTGGCAGCCATCATTGTGTGGTTGATTCTCGCCCTGGCGGCTGGTGGATCCATag TTGCTACTGTTGTACTATGGTGGAACTACGCAAAGAGGAAGTCTGCATTGGACAAAGTGCCTGAAGAAGAAAGATTAGATTCTCAGAGGAGTAATGTACAAGCCTTCCTTATCTACTCCATCATAGCAACAGTGTTTACA GTGATATTGCTGTTGATAATCTTGGTGATGAGGAAGAGGATTTCATTCACCATAGAGTTATTCCACCAAGCAGGGAAAGCTTTGAAACATATGCCACTGTTGCTGTTACAACCATTCTGGACATTCATTATGCTAATGCTATTCATGGCTTACTGGTGTGTTGTGCTGGTCTTCATGTCAACGGCAG GTGACCCAAAGAGAGACCCAGAGACTGGCTTTGTCACCTATGAGGAACCTGAACCGGTGAAATATTTCTGGTGGTATCATCTGATTGGACTCTTCTGGACATGTGAATTCATCCTGGCTTGCCAACAGTTTGTCATAGCCTCCTGTGTGACGGAATATTACTTCACAAG aGACAAGCAGTACTTCCGTTCACCGATTTTGAAATCTGTCGGCAGACTGATTAGTTATCATCTTGGTTCTATGGTGTTAGGTGCCTTCATTATAACATTGATCAAAATACCAAGAGCCATCCTAGCCTACATCCAAGCTAA GTTAAAAGATAGCACTTCTAAGGTTGCACAATGGATTCTGACCTGCCTGTCATGTTGTCTGTGGTGCTTTGAGAAGTGTATGAAGTACCTAAATGAAAATGCCTACATAACTATCGCCATAGAGGGCAGTAATTTCTGTACGTCAGCTCAAAAG GCCTTCTTAACCCTAGTGTCAAATGCATTGAGGGTAGCTGCCATCAACTGTGTTGGAGATTTTGTTCTATTCCTGGCTAAACTGGCAGTAGTATCATTGACAGCTTTTGCAGGCTTAGCCATCTTTGGG AACAAAGAGAATGCACTGTTTTACGCAATTCCAATTCTATTGGTCTGCGTTTTTGCCTATTTCATAGCTGATTGTTTCTTTGTAATATACCAG ATGACAATCGACACATTACTTCTGTGTTTCTGTGAAGATGCCAGAGTTAATGATGGATCTCCTGGAAAAGAATACTTCATGGACAGAGATTTAATG GAGTTTGTACGGAATAGCAGTGAAGCACTGGATAatcttgataaaaagaaaaggaaagatcGTGTTGTGAGTGATGAAGTGGAGCTAGATCAA
- the LOC139138307 gene encoding choline transporter-like protein 1 isoform X5 — MVLERSLSETYNDCCTKVRELQRRISEKPEGGKWTPLTQRQCTDCTCVVIFILFWCGMLYIAAFAFTTGNVERLVYGYDSYGNICNRKNPAIPDVSFSGKDMTGKPYVFFMDVTNPSDSLELCVSKCPDGDLQDIDAVRNFSLRTGSLLCRYDFNPQSYDTSEQDITGPCPLTPVLHSKPVINRCVPSNVQDLLSGYLDDISSWLNAADIFNKVIADLYVARYEILGLCLIAFALSVIMVFLIRFLAAIIVWLILALAAGGSIVATVVLWWNYAKRKSALDKVPEEERLDSQRSNVQAFLIYSIIATVFTVILLLIILVMRKRISFTIELFHQAGKALKHMPLLLLQPFWTFIMLMLFMAYWCVVLVFMSTAGDPKRDPETGFVTYEEPEPVKYFWWYHLIGLFWTCEFILACQQFVIASCVTEYYFTRDKQYFRSPILKSVGRLISYHLGSMVLGAFIITLIKIPRAILAYIQAKLKDSTSKVAQWILTCLSCCLWCFEKCMKYLNENAYITIAIEGSNFCTSAQKAFLTLVSNALRVAAINCVGDFVLFLAKLAVVSLTAFAGLAIFGSYGELNYYAVPILLVCIFAYVLSHGFFSTYEMTIDTLLLCFCEDARVNDGSPGKEYFMDRDLMEFVRNSSEALDNLDKKKRKDRVVSDEVELDQSPPPTAV; from the exons AAACCTGAAGGAGGCAAATGGACTCCGTTAACACAGAGACAATGTACAGACTGCACAtgtgttgttatttttattctcttttggtGTGGAATG TTGTATATAGCAGCTTTTGCCTTTACCACTGGTAATGTAGAAAGATTGGTGTATGGATATGATAGCTATGGTAATATATGTAACAGAAAAAACCCGGCTATTCCGGATGTGTCGTTCTCTGGGAAGGACATGACAGGCAAACC GTATGTTTTCTTCATGGATGTAACAAATCCATCAGACTCCCTGGAACTGTGTGTCAGCAAATGTCCCGATGGTGACCTGCAGGATATCGATGCAGTCAGGAACTTTTCATTGAGGACAGGTTCATTATTGTGCAGATACGACTTCAATCCTCAGTCCTATGACACCTCAGAGCAAGATATCACAGGTCCATGTCCGCTCACACCAGTTCTTCACAG TAAACCAGTGATTAATCGCTGTGTACCAAGCAACGTACAGGACCTACTGAGTGGATATTTAGACGACATTTCTAGCTGGCTAAATGCAGCTGATATCTTCAATAAGGTTATTGCCGATCTCTACGTGGCAAGATATGAAATCTTAGGACTGTGTCTGATTGCATTTG CTCTCTCAGTGATAATGGTGTTTTTGATACGATTCCTGGCAGCCATCATTGTGTGGTTGATTCTCGCCCTGGCGGCTGGTGGATCCATag TTGCTACTGTTGTACTATGGTGGAACTACGCAAAGAGGAAGTCTGCATTGGACAAAGTGCCTGAAGAAGAAAGATTAGATTCTCAGAGGAGTAATGTACAAGCCTTCCTTATCTACTCCATCATAGCAACAGTGTTTACA GTGATATTGCTGTTGATAATCTTGGTGATGAGGAAGAGGATTTCATTCACCATAGAGTTATTCCACCAAGCAGGGAAAGCTTTGAAACATATGCCACTGTTGCTGTTACAACCATTCTGGACATTCATTATGCTAATGCTATTCATGGCTTACTGGTGTGTTGTGCTGGTCTTCATGTCAACGGCAG GTGACCCAAAGAGAGACCCAGAGACTGGCTTTGTCACCTATGAGGAACCTGAACCGGTGAAATATTTCTGGTGGTATCATCTGATTGGACTCTTCTGGACATGTGAATTCATCCTGGCTTGCCAACAGTTTGTCATAGCCTCCTGTGTGACGGAATATTACTTCACAAG aGACAAGCAGTACTTCCGTTCACCGATTTTGAAATCTGTCGGCAGACTGATTAGTTATCATCTTGGTTCTATGGTGTTAGGTGCCTTCATTATAACATTGATCAAAATACCAAGAGCCATCCTAGCCTACATCCAAGCTAA GTTAAAAGATAGCACTTCTAAGGTTGCACAATGGATTCTGACCTGCCTGTCATGTTGTCTGTGGTGCTTTGAGAAGTGTATGAAGTACCTAAATGAAAATGCCTACATAACTATCGCCATAGAGGGCAGTAATTTCTGTACGTCAGCTCAAAAG GCCTTCTTAACCCTAGTGTCAAATGCATTGAGGGTAGCTGCCATCAACTGTGTTGGAGATTTTGTTCTATTCCTGGCTAAACTGGCAGTAGTATCATTGACAGCTTTTGCAGGCTTAGCCATCTTTGGG AGTTACGGTGAACTCAACTACTATGCCGTACCCATATTACTTGTctgcatatttgcatatgtcTTGTCACATGGCTTCTTCAGTACATATGAG ATGACAATCGACACATTACTTCTGTGTTTCTGTGAAGATGCCAGAGTTAATGATGGATCTCCTGGAAAAGAATACTTCATGGACAGAGATTTAATG GAGTTTGTACGGAATAGCAGTGAAGCACTGGATAatcttgataaaaagaaaaggaaagatcGTGTTGTGAGTGATGAAGTGGAGCTAGATCAA
- the LOC139138307 gene encoding choline transporter-like protein 1 isoform X8 — MVLSWCCCRQEEVKPEGGKWTPLTQRQCTDCTCVVIFILFWCGMLYIAAFAFTTGNVERLVYGYDSYGNICNRKNPAIPDVSFSGKDMTGKPYVFFMDVTNPSDSLELCVSKCPDGDLQDIDAVRNFSLRTGSLLCRYDFNPQSYDTSEQDITGPCPLTPVLHSKPVINRCVPSNVQDLLSGYLDDISSWLNAADIFNKVIADLYVARYEILGLCLIAFALSVIMVFLIRFLAAIIVWLILALAAGGSIVATVVLWWNYAKRKSALDKVPEEERLDSQRSNVQAFLIYSIIATVFTVILLLIILVMRKRISFTIELFHQAGKALKHMPLLLLQPFWTFIMLMLFMAYWCVVLVFMSTAGDPKRDPETGFVTYEEPEPVKYFWWYHLIGLFWTCEFILACQQFVIASCVTEYYFTRDKQYFRSPILKSVGRLISYHLGSMVLGAFIITLIKIPRAILAYIQAKLKDSTSKVAQWILTCLSCCLWCFEKCMKYLNENAYITIAIEGSNFCTSAQKAFLTLVSNALRVAAINCVGDFVLFLAKLAVVSLTAFAGLAIFGNKENALFYAIPILLVCVFAYFIADCFFVIYQMTIDTLLLCFCEDARVNDGSPGKEYFMDRDLMEFVRNSSEALDNLDKKKRKDRVVSDEVELDQSPPPTAV, encoded by the exons AAACCTGAAGGAGGCAAATGGACTCCGTTAACACAGAGACAATGTACAGACTGCACAtgtgttgttatttttattctcttttggtGTGGAATG TTGTATATAGCAGCTTTTGCCTTTACCACTGGTAATGTAGAAAGATTGGTGTATGGATATGATAGCTATGGTAATATATGTAACAGAAAAAACCCGGCTATTCCGGATGTGTCGTTCTCTGGGAAGGACATGACAGGCAAACC GTATGTTTTCTTCATGGATGTAACAAATCCATCAGACTCCCTGGAACTGTGTGTCAGCAAATGTCCCGATGGTGACCTGCAGGATATCGATGCAGTCAGGAACTTTTCATTGAGGACAGGTTCATTATTGTGCAGATACGACTTCAATCCTCAGTCCTATGACACCTCAGAGCAAGATATCACAGGTCCATGTCCGCTCACACCAGTTCTTCACAG TAAACCAGTGATTAATCGCTGTGTACCAAGCAACGTACAGGACCTACTGAGTGGATATTTAGACGACATTTCTAGCTGGCTAAATGCAGCTGATATCTTCAATAAGGTTATTGCCGATCTCTACGTGGCAAGATATGAAATCTTAGGACTGTGTCTGATTGCATTTG CTCTCTCAGTGATAATGGTGTTTTTGATACGATTCCTGGCAGCCATCATTGTGTGGTTGATTCTCGCCCTGGCGGCTGGTGGATCCATag TTGCTACTGTTGTACTATGGTGGAACTACGCAAAGAGGAAGTCTGCATTGGACAAAGTGCCTGAAGAAGAAAGATTAGATTCTCAGAGGAGTAATGTACAAGCCTTCCTTATCTACTCCATCATAGCAACAGTGTTTACA GTGATATTGCTGTTGATAATCTTGGTGATGAGGAAGAGGATTTCATTCACCATAGAGTTATTCCACCAAGCAGGGAAAGCTTTGAAACATATGCCACTGTTGCTGTTACAACCATTCTGGACATTCATTATGCTAATGCTATTCATGGCTTACTGGTGTGTTGTGCTGGTCTTCATGTCAACGGCAG GTGACCCAAAGAGAGACCCAGAGACTGGCTTTGTCACCTATGAGGAACCTGAACCGGTGAAATATTTCTGGTGGTATCATCTGATTGGACTCTTCTGGACATGTGAATTCATCCTGGCTTGCCAACAGTTTGTCATAGCCTCCTGTGTGACGGAATATTACTTCACAAG aGACAAGCAGTACTTCCGTTCACCGATTTTGAAATCTGTCGGCAGACTGATTAGTTATCATCTTGGTTCTATGGTGTTAGGTGCCTTCATTATAACATTGATCAAAATACCAAGAGCCATCCTAGCCTACATCCAAGCTAA GTTAAAAGATAGCACTTCTAAGGTTGCACAATGGATTCTGACCTGCCTGTCATGTTGTCTGTGGTGCTTTGAGAAGTGTATGAAGTACCTAAATGAAAATGCCTACATAACTATCGCCATAGAGGGCAGTAATTTCTGTACGTCAGCTCAAAAG GCCTTCTTAACCCTAGTGTCAAATGCATTGAGGGTAGCTGCCATCAACTGTGTTGGAGATTTTGTTCTATTCCTGGCTAAACTGGCAGTAGTATCATTGACAGCTTTTGCAGGCTTAGCCATCTTTGGG AACAAAGAGAATGCACTGTTTTACGCAATTCCAATTCTATTGGTCTGCGTTTTTGCCTATTTCATAGCTGATTGTTTCTTTGTAATATACCAG ATGACAATCGACACATTACTTCTGTGTTTCTGTGAAGATGCCAGAGTTAATGATGGATCTCCTGGAAAAGAATACTTCATGGACAGAGATTTAATG GAGTTTGTACGGAATAGCAGTGAAGCACTGGATAatcttgataaaaagaaaaggaaagatcGTGTTGTGAGTGATGAAGTGGAGCTAGATCAA